The stretch of DNA ATAATTAAGTCTCAATGCGTAAGCTAAAACTTGAAGTGTACCAAAGTTAAACAAGGAAATTAAACTAAGGACTAACACTTGATCACGACGCTGCGTCCTTCAGTCTGTGGCAACGCTCCCAAGTCCAAATATATGAATGGCTGCCACCGTCTCCCAGGTCCCAATTCTCGACACAAGCTACTAGGAACACATGTTTTGGACACCAGTAACCGTCGTCAGTGGTCCTTGTGCTTTTCTGCCTTCCGGCCTCGAGGGCATGGCAGGCCCGGGTTTGTGGGCAGCGGTTGCCGCCGTGGTGATCGTGGCCATCGACGCCATCGTACGGAGGGCCCACGGGTGGGCCAGGGAGGCCTCCCTCGGCGCCGGAAGGAGGGCCCGGCTGCCACCGGGGGACATGGGGTGGCCCATCGTCGGCGCCATGTGGGCGTTCCTCCGGGCCTTCAAGTCCGGCGACCCCGACTCCTTCATCGGCTCCTTCATCCGACGGTGAGCGCTGCCGGccgtctcctccctcctctcctgcaCGAACCATGGCCGTCCATCGACGCACGTGGCATTACCCGCGAGTGTCTGACCTATCTGATGGCGGGACACCATCGCTCACGACGCTGCAGGTTCGGGCGCATCGGCATGTACAGGGCCTTCATGTTCAGCTGCCCGACAATCCTGGTCACCACCCCGGACGCCTGCAAACGGGTGCTCATGGACGACGACAGCTTCGCCCAAGGGTGGCCCAAGGCCACCGTCGCGCTCATCGGCAGCAAGTCCTTCTTCGCCTTACCCCGCGAGGAGCACCGGAGGCTGAGGAAGCTCACTGCCGCGCCCATCAACGGCTCCGACGCGCTCAGCACGTACCTGGGCTTCATCGACAGCACCGTGGCGGAGGCGCTGCGCCGGTGGTCGGAGGCCGGCGAGATTGAGTTCCTAACGGAGCTGCAACGGGTAACGTTCAAGATCATCGTGCAGATATTCCTGACCGCGGCCGATTACGCCACCATGCAGGCGCTGGAGAGGAGCTATACCGACCTCAACAATGGGATTAGAGCCATGGCCATTAACCTTCCCGGCTTCACCTTCCACAAGGCTTTCAAGGTCGCCAATGCCCGATCTTTAAGCAACATCGATGGACATTGACACGCCGAGCTAACAGAAGCACGCCCAACATTTCAGGCTCGCAAGAAGCTAGTATCTGTGCTGCAGGGTGTCCTGAACAAGAGGAGGGTGGCGGCGACGAAGGGTCTCCCCAAATCGAACATGGGCATGATGGATCGCCTGATCGAGGCCGAGGACGAGCATGGGAGGAGGCTGGACGACGAGGAGATCATTGACATCCTCATCTTGTACCTGAACGCGGGGCATGAGTCGTCCGCACACATCTCCATGTGGGCTACGGTGTTTTTGCAGGAAAACCCAGAGATATTTGCAAAGGCAAAGGTAAGCAAAATGTGGTTCCCTTTTCAGATTTACTCCTCGTCAATAATCGACTGAAATCTTCGTTATCCATCAAACACCAAGATGTATACTAAAAATTGAATGAAGATGAAGATTTCAGGTTAGAGTTGGGGGTTTGGGGCTACCCTCGATGCCAGGTTGTATGTTGTAGAGGGAGCTTCCGGCGGTTCGCCGGAAGGCAGTGGAGGCGGGAGAGACAGCAGCAGATCGAGTGGAGGCGGCGATGGCGCCACCGGAGCCGAGCGATGGAGGGTCCCCGGTGGGcgatggaggcggcgggggcgtcTTGGCCGAATGGGTTAGTGTTGGGCcgtggaggagggcggcggcggaggcggcggaggccgccggagccgagcgGGACGCGGCGGGGGAGTCACGAGGAAGACGATTTGCGAGGAAAACGAGTGGATGCAGGAGAGAAAAAGATAATAGAGAGAACGTAAATCAGGACGGTTGGATTTAGATCCAATGACTATGAAAGGGTGACTAATGGAAAACTAAATCTCAATCAATTGACAAGGAGATACATATTAGTACTTCTGCTTTTTGTAACGAAACAGAAATGCATCCATACATGGAAGCAACAATTTTTTTGTTTAGTTTTTGAACTGATAGTTGTGCGGTACAATTTtaggaggagcaagaggagatTATTCGAAACATTCCACCAACACAGAAGGGGATTGGCCTGAGAGACTTCAGGAAGATGGAGTACCTCTCCCAGGTATAGTAGTCCTGAGCTCAGCAGAATGCTCCCTACACTCTAGGCAGTAACTCTCACTGACATTTATCGACACACAAAAAATGTTGAAGGTTATTGATGAGACGCTGCGCTTTGTCAACATCTCATTCGTTTCATTCCGTGAGGCGAAGAAAGATGTCTTCGTGAACGGTGCGCTTAATTCAGAAATCTCTCGTTCTCTGCCTCTTTGATTACTTCTGAATCACAAAATCAGCAGCTCAACTAGCTACACATGCCGACAGGCTACTTGATACCCAAGGGTTGGAAGGTTCAACTGTGGTACAGAAGTGTGCACATGGATCCTGAAGTTTATCCTGACCCCAAGAAGTTTAACCCATCAAGATGGGAGGTACAGATAATTTCAATTTACAGAGGGTTGCCGCTCTGAATAATCCTAGAAGCATCAAACTGCAATGCTGAACTTGTTTGTTATTGATAACAAGCTACCTGAACTTGAAGCTTTTATTGAACTATTTTTAGGGTAACTCGCCGAGATCTGGCACGTTTCTTCCCTTTGGACTTGGAACCAGACAGTGCCCTGGAAATGATCTTGCGAAGCTGGAGATCTCCATCTTCCTCCACCATTTCCTTCTTGGTTACAAGTAGGTTGTCTAGACTCTAGACAGAAACTAATAGTAGTAATTTCCCAGGCTTGCTTTGCATCTAGTCTTATGCAAGGTCAAGAAATCATCGTCAGTTTGTTCGAATGAAAGTTATATCCAAATGTCAATCGAAGTTGTCTgtgtcattttttttcctttcttgcgCACAGGCTCACAAGGACAACTCCAAGCTGCCGGATAAGATACCTCCCTCACCCTAGGCCGGTGGACAATTGCTTGGCAAAGATCACCAAGGTTTCTGATGAACAATAAGGCTTGGATCAAACTATGGCATGTGGCTTCCtgtaaaaaaaaacacattTTATGTTTGTCAGCAATAAACGCATAGTATTTTATTATCGCGCTTTGTTGAGCCGTGATGAGCCTCACATGAGGCTATGACAAGGATTCTAAGACATTCCCGAACTTTTTTCTTGCTTTGCTTCATCATCACAAATAAACTGAACTTCCTTTAAAAAATTAGCTGAAGTTGTCTCCAACTCGTCAGGCCCGTTTGGAAGGGCTCCTTAGCGGCTTCAGGCAAAACCCTCCTAAACAGGGATAGCCCCCTTGCTTACCGTTTTTGACCTCCGAAGGGCATGTTGTGGTGTGAATGAAGGCCAGCATCGGCCGGCAATGGGAGCTCGAGGCCCGGGCTGAGGCATTCGGCCGACGCGGGAGCTCGACCGCAGGTGGCCGGCGGGCGCGGGAGCTGCAAGCGCCAGCGGAGgcagatggccggcggcgggagctcAAACCGTGGGCGGAGGTGGCTGGCTGGCGGCGGGAGCTTGAATCGTGGGCGGAGGCGGGTGCCCAGCTTGAGGtgggcgcggaggaggccgacCCACGGCGGGAGCTAGCTCCAGGCGCGGGTGGATGGAAGACCAATGACCAATAAAACTGAGGGTTCTACCTTAGCAATACTCAACACCTAAGCTGACAGTCCATTTTGTTTTGAGCGATGTTATAGATAGCAGTATAGAATAGCTGAATGATTTTGCCCTTTTGCTGAAGATGGGCCGACCTTGCTTCTCTTTTTCTCCcaatagatgcaaacttagattAGAGAACAGAAAAATACACCCCAGGTACTCAAACTTGTATTGATGTGTCAGTTAGGTCTCTAAATttttaaaatacatatttaggTCCCTTAGCTGTATAGAGGTTCATCCAGGTTCCAAACATGACACACGAGCTCCTAGCGCcgacgtggcatgccacgtggTGCCACACTAATGAACATTCACAAAAATTCATCTGCAGTGTTTTATCTTCTCCTATTGGTCCTCTCTTCTTCCTGGCGTCATTCCACACACACACGTACACCCCGTCTTTCTTATCCCAGCTCAAGACAAGCCAAGTTGTCAAGGAAAAAACACTCCTAACAGGCTTAACATATTGTGATGATATCTTGTATCAGATTCAGAAATATTAAGTATCCATATTTCTGTACTTAACTACTAAATTATTGGCATGCTCGATTGCTATGGTACAGATCTACAGGTGGCCATATTTGATCAAAATAGAGATATACATGCACTTATGCCTTTCATATCTTGTATTCAGATCATGGCACcgaataaaattttgaattagccCTGTAGTTTTCAAACATGTGAATCTTAAATTGCTGTATTTCTAGTGCATGAAGAGACGAAGATGCATGCTACTGCAGTACGTCGTCGAGTAGACATCCAGTAGCTAGAGAGTAGAGACATGGCTATCTCACAGGTCAGAAAACAAACCTCGTCAATCCAACTCATGCCAAATGATACGATCACACAACGGATAAAACCTCAGCATGGAAGGGGATCAACCCAATACCTCGCAGTTGATTCTATCTTGGATTGTGCTCCGCAGTTGCCAGACAAAGCCTCGCGGATGACGAGAGCCACCACCcagcacccacccacccacccactccTGCACAACTTGAACGAAAGGCAGCGCTCGGCCCTTCAATTCCAGCAGGGGCGAGTGGCGACCCCGCGAATCCCGCGATGTGTCCATGAGAAGATGCCAGACGCAGATACCATGCCCGTGCAGCTACGCCACGGTTTGTCGGTTCCTCACACAGAGACAGGGATGACGCGCATGGTAACAATTTTGAAGACGCGCCTAGCGTAATTAGGGAGTGGATGCGCCGCAGACGTACTATGCCACGTTTAACTTTTGTTATGGAATTGTTCAGGCTCTTCTGCGTAGAGAAGATAAGTCGGAATCCGTAAGCTAAAACTAGAAGTGTACCGAGGTTTAATTAAACTAATCTTGGAACTGGTGCTCCTacacgggctaattagaattagtATAAAAATAAAGATTATAGctgctaataattataattttatatctcgcactctctttcatctattaaagaTTCTAAAccatactctaaaatacatatttatcattatctatttgcaacagattttattttgcatcacacctccatgtgtATTTGatgtatatttaattgaactatttatttgtaaattgctattcttatctcttccatcatacatgaatacatagTGATACATattgtgggtagtatttttatataaaaatagcataaataatgatagaaatagtaatttagaattttatattagtgcactttaatatttattataattacataatttaGTTCCAGATTTAAGGGTTACTTTAACCTTTAATAATGATattgataatttatatgcaaatttagatggttatttgcattatttttataatggcataggtggtaATTTAATTATACTAAGATTAGGGGATTAGTTTAGCTTTTATTATAATGGCgaaggtgggtaatttaaatacatgtttaggggttagtctattttataatggtagagTTGGATAGTTTATTAAAAAGAATAATATATCCAataactattatgattagagttgtggATTAATGGATAAATATTTCTTAtgtttgtgagaatttatagaatttctctatttttagagtgtccacctaacATTCTATATGACTTCATGTGGAAGCTTTTGAGCCTCAATTAGTAAGACGTAGTAAGATAAGGAAAAGATGTTATGTCTATGACAACAACGCTCCCTTATATATGCAGAGCTGCCATCCGTCTCCCAAACCAAGCAGAGCAACACAACCCGTtttgggattttttttatttttaaccttttttaatattattttaatttcaaCCCGTATTGGGTTTTATTTGCAGGGAGtagcccgtttggtcgcgccactTGCCCCTCTGTCGCGCcggtgcatgtggcgcgacagggtggccacgctggcggccctagccagcgctgcgccgcgtcggcgatgacgtggccctccctgtcgcgccacatgcactggcacgcgacaaggccaatgtcctgggcccgcgccggcctcttctcccccaccctccctttcCTTCCCTCACTCCACCCTGACCAGAGCGCGTCcagggtcgccgccggccgccgcccctcccagaTCCCCCCCAAATCCGGTGTTTGGGGGGGAGTGGGGGAAACGTTCCCCACccttccccgaaggtattgctcccattttttcctcctttaaccatgcacatttgtagatattagCGATTCTTGGTGATTAGGGTTTGGTTCTTGATTTGAAAAATAATGTCGTAGTTGATAGTTTTGTCATGATTAGTGCTTTAGATGATGCGTAGATGGTACTCTGCTCTCgatttggacgtgaggtagtacgtgcatgcatcgattaatatgatttctagAATTGAGTAGTGGGGATGTTAATATGGGTTTCACTCATGGATACTAGGCACCGTGAAGAATTGTATTTGTAGTTGATTTCTTTGTATAAGTGATGAAGGTACTCCGATTTCTTTTTTGTTGTAGATGGACGAATTAGTTCGGGTTTTTCATGGTGGTATGGTTAAGGAAAATGGAGAGTTTGAGAATATGGTAGAGGATATCGAACTGTTCGATAGTCCTCCATTGTTAAAGGATTTGGTAGACCGGGTGGTTTCCAAACATTCATGTGGAATTGATGAAATATCTCTGAGGGGTAGATTTGATTGTGGTAAAGCTAGAGCACATTATGTTTTGATGACATTGGAATCTGAGATGCATTGGAGAAATTACAAGGATATAGTAGCTCGTGcaaatgtgatttgtttggaggTGGTTGTTGAATTAACCCAtagaacaagattagaagaaccagttGGGAGAGTAGATGAAATTCCATTTCCTATTGAGAATATGACTCAAGAGTCAACCTTTGTAGAAGATGTCCCAAATCTCACTTGTGCTTCGGATTACGATATGGCAGTCGCTTCCGATCATTTGGGGCCAGATAGCTTCGAGGCACAAGATGACATGGATGCTGCAGATGATGATGATATTTCTTTAGGTTCAGAGGACAGTGAATACGATAGTAGTGATGAGGACGACGATGGTGAAGACACCGGGGTAGAAGAACGGGAGGGTAATGGTGTAGAGGCCCAAGTAGAGCAGGAAAATGATGCCGGCGATGGAGCCAACGCAATTGATGATGATCAACGATTTATTTATACCACCGAGGAGTTGCGCATGTTGAAGTTAGCCCACGTTGAAGTCACTGCGGTATCAAATGCTAAGGACCTTAGCAGGATCGATAGAGCCATTTGTGACTCAACTATTTTTGAAAGTGAGTGTGTAATTGATAGTGACTGTCCGGAGATTCGAAAGGACATGAAGTTCAATTCCCTTCCAGAGTTGCAGTTTTTCTTGGCTGATTATGCAGTGCGTCACCACCGACCATTTTATGTGGTTCATTCAGACAAGAGGGTATGCTACGATGTGCTATGCAAGCAGGGATGCCTTTGGGGTGTTTGGGCACGTATCGTTAGTGGCACCGGTCAGTGGAAGATCACCAATGTAAAACAGCCTCACACATGTGCATCGTCGAAGCTGAAGCAAGTTCATGCACAGTGCACCGCACGTTACCTTGCTCATCGGATCCTTGGTATTGTTCAGAAGGACAGCGACACCTCAGTTCCATCGCTTTATGGAGTCTATTTTCTCTTTAAGTTCTTACCGGGTGAAGTACTCCAAAGCGTGGCGTGCAAAGCAACATGCTATAGCTCTGTTGTGGGGAGATTGGTTAGAGTCATATGCCAGGGTGCCCAGGGTGTTGACGGGCATGTCTCTCTTCAATCCAGGCATAAGATGGTTCACGTACACGGGAAACATGATGCTCCCTCATAACGGAGTGTACAAGCATGTTTTACAAAGGGTGTTCTGGTATTTTCCCCAATGTGCTGAAGCATTCCAGCATTGCCAACCTGTGATTCTCGTGGACGCCACATTCCTGACGGGTAAATATAAGGGGGCACTAATGATGGCTGTTGCCGTGGACCCTGATAGGCAACTAGTCCCTCTAGCATTTGCTTTGACCGAAGGAGAAAACAATGACAGCTGATCTTGGTTTATGAAGCTGGTGCGGCTGTATGTGTTGGGTCCCTCGAGGCAAGTTTGTATGATATCTGACCGGCACCATGGTCTCCTAAACTGTGTTAAAGAGCACATGGATGGATTTCCACCTCTTGTGCATAGGTGGTGCAtgcgacactttgcagcaaatatGTGGAGGCGtcagaaaaagaaagaactaaTTGGGAAACTGAAGTTGTTGTGTTCAGTGCACACGGAGAAAGCTTTTGAAGAAAAACTTGCTGATTTAGAAAAGGACATGAATGAGAGGGCCAAGGAGTGGTTGAAAGGTGAAATGGTGGACAAGGACAAATGGGCTCTTGCTTTTGATGACGAGGGGAGGCGGTACGGTATCATAACCACAAACAACGCTGAGTCAGTGAACAATATATTCAAAGGTATTCGATCAAGACCTGTTGCTGGCATTGTAGAGTTCTCTTTCGAAAAGTTGAACGAGTACTTCGTCGATAGATGGGGGAAAGCTCGGAGTTTGTTGGACAAGGGTCAACAGTGGGGACTAATAGCGCATGAACACCTTGGGGATGCCGAGAATAGATCGGTGAACCAACTTGTAGCGCCTTACGGGCCTGAAAGAATGATTTATGGTGTTAGAGGAGCAGGTGGTACAAATATAGGAGGTGAGAGTCATGGAGGACGCCATTACAAAGTGGACCTCAGACCTGGAGACTGTACCTGTATGACTCCACAATTGTTACACCTTCCATGCTCGCACATAATAACGGCATGTAGGGCCCGCGGTTTTTGTTTCAAAAGCCCCACTTACTTGAGTCCGTACTACGCTCGGTCGAACACAATCAAAATATGGGAGGCTAGTTTTGAACCTTACCTGGATCCATCTCAATGGCCGGAGTACGAGGGAGTAGAGTACGTGCCGGATGCGTCACTGTTGAAACCTAAGAAAGGAAGGAGGCGAAAGAAAAGGCTCAAAGGTGATATGGATGAGGCGCAAGGTCGGGCTAGTGTAGACTACGGAACCGGTGACTTTGATGAGGACAAGAGCCAAAACTGTTGCTCCAAGTGCCATAGATTTTGTTCTCAGTGCAAatgtaagaagaaaaagaaatctaaACAAAAAAGAACGACCCAACCTACCCCGAGAAAGAGAAAAAGGCATAGCACACATGTTTGTGCTTAGTATGAATAATAATTAGCAATACAAGTTTAAATAGAGTTCAGTATTACTCAGTAATCGTTGTTGCAATATTATTTAATGATTGTCTATATTTATTGTTTTAATTACCATGATCATTGTAAATACTTTTTTGGTTCATTTTTCTGTTGGTTCTAACTGATCATGTTTTGATTTGTCACTGCAGGATGGCGCACCCCAGGTTCCCCCTACTGGAGACGTTCTATGACTCCAACCACCGAGCACACATCCTAGTTGACTGCGGTGAGGTTTGTATTTGTTTTACCGAGCACACCttcatttataaaaatttttccTGCCCTGTAACGACTCGTTTGTTATGATATCAGGCGCTTCAGCCCCTCCGCCCACGTACCCACTCCCCACTTCGGTGGGATGAGCAGTACGTGCCGTACCTTCACCGGGCCGGGATGCTTCCTCTGGCGCGTGTTGTCTGTGCGGAGCTCCCAGTTATGGATGCACCTCTTTTGACTGCTTTTGTGGACCGATGGAGGCCGGAAACACATTCATTCCATTTACCTTGCGGGGAGGTCAACATCAGTATGCAAGATGTGGCGATGATTCTCGGGCTACCTTTAGAGGGCAATGCAGTGATCGGCATGATTCAGACTGATGGACGGAGGGATATGGTGGAGGCACACATTGGGATTCGACCTCCAAAACCACCCGAGGGAGTCAAGGATAGGAAGACCGCAGGGGTTAGCTTGGCTTGGTTGAAGCAGAATTTCAACCATTGTCCTCAGGGAGCACCTCAGGAGGCTGTAGAGCGGTATGCTCGCATGTGGTTGTGGCACCTGTTAGGGGGCTTCCTGTTTCCCGATGGTTCTGGAAACACCATCTCACGGATGGTCCTTCCAATTCTTGGACAGCAGTGGGAGAACATCGCTCAGTATAGCTGGGGGTCGGCAGCACTAGGTTGGCTTTACCGGCAGCTTTGTGACGCATGTAGGCATGCTGGCAATGACTCGAACCTAGGAGGTTGTGCATACCTCTTGCAAATCTGGATTTGGGAACGGTTTCCAGTCGGCCGGCCATACCGTAGTGAACTAGAGGTAATTCTTGGCTtacaattaaattttgagtttaGTGCACATTATTTGTTGTTCTTAACCCTAATATGCCTCCCTTTGCAGGCGTGGCCGCACCATGATCCTGAGTCGAGGCCCACCATTGCTTGCTGGAAGAACATTGGAGCTGTCAGAGGGGATCCTTTGCGCCGGTACATGCGTTACATGGACGACCTAGACTGCCTCACACAAAATCAGGTACTATATGCATCCAAGgtttttaaataaatatttatgtcCCCTTTCTTACCTCAATTTGGGACACTATGACATCTACTTCCACTGCATTCATTGACCACCACtcgtcatcatctccatcatcaggAACGTGGTCATGCTTAGAAGCACTCTTCCCTTTGTCATGCACTGCATTGTTCCCTTGGTTATGGACTACAAGTGTGTCCACTGCTTTTCCTTTCCTGTCAGACGGGTGATCCTGGGTAGGTAAGTCTCCTACAAGTGTCTTCATTGCCTCAATTTGAGTAGCTCTAACACCCAAAACCTCCGTGCTCGCGGATGACACATCCTTCTCAACGTTGGGCACCTTGTGTGGCAGATCGGCAACTAAGGccttgtggcggaaccaccaaaactaactgggcccgggtgcactgatatttgttgctaggcaactctgacccaaatcggcacgcaccggtagttcctcgagtgaagcctcgattaaagccacgctattccaggatcagcagacaacactcacacgaaggtgagcccagagattacaacacagaacacttcatacatctcagagtttgcagcggaaagtaaatttattacaaaacatgttcagagtagcgaagtactacagagttccaaactacacaaattattcaagtgtcatagttcagcggaagcattaaaaggtaactagcgaaataacatgacgcatcgataaagcccgtacgaaagcgtcactcagcaggagggtgattagcactagctgaaggaccatcccactcaaaagaccagcccggaggcaaggtacacggccaagcaagacttgcaaacagatcttcgaagttagtacctgaaaaacagtgccacaagcaaggctgagtatactaatactcagcaagactgacccgtcaccggatataacatagtccgataactagacatgcaaggctttttggtttgtggggtttgtttgccaaaaatgccactaagagttggtccttattttcagattttatctagccatcttctagttggattaaccattctaatttgcaactaactctacacaaacatggtagagcaatcatttaatcaaccagcagtattatcatcatcatgttccacttgttactctgtgtgaccgaaaacattaagcagactcatgccgtgagaggcggacgattctgaatcggatttcaacctggtcaggggaacctagaccacacgtatgggaaccaagtcacccacacaacatttcccctttctttccagtccgtggatcctgaacaccctccccgactacagagcccgacgtctctgcacccgtacgtccggacaaaaaaaataaaacctacttctaccaagagggtgcgagatcgttccactcgctggtccaatcaggtacttcagcttaccgattaccatatttctcggcatgtggctagtactttcaaacgcttaacgaaatgagccacacaccgcgaccttagccattttgcctacaccagcggggtatcacaactacacaaccccgcccgttgtccttatatttcagcaggaattaaagtcagtaaaattcctatatgctcgcgagaggcaggaaacccctcgacttctaccgtacctagttagcggggcaactagtcgagaaaaagatccggataacaaccataggtacctagggatcatgcacctaaggttttcgatcaactcctagaaaacgtaaatgcgcaataaaattattacaacatacacaaatagtaagatgaatataatgcgtaaaataatgggattatgcaccggggcttgccttcttgggcactgttcaaaagtagccttttgctcttccgaacattggttcgggtcttgattcaagtcagtacaAATAAGAGAGACAacctccggagtggtagtattcgcggacaccaattcgtaatcaccgtcgagtagatttaccgtttctatatgcatgcagaaatgatattgttacaacatgatataaacatatttctttccttcactataaagttgtagtccagaatagcacgtgtttgttgtggtggtcttagttaactttattttctgggcaatcgtttatagagtagttcttaaattcactttacttcataaaagagctgtgtgtttAGTTTTTCATTCTTATCATTAGAACATAGcagactttcactatttcatagcaacccatttactcatgagctagtgatgaaaaactaaagtaactcagatcaggtactttagcatctatggtatagttttcagcatctaaccataaagtaaTTAACCATACAAAGCAtgaagtagattactctagttgcttcacctttttgcaccgaaagtttgacatgggttctggtgctacaaattttatgggagcataaaaaaagcatctactcagtactgaaatttctCCAGATTTTATCTACTCATAAAAACGGagttataaaattaacaaaagtAACATGCTAGCATTAAGAATAAATTCCACAGGGAGTTCTGCACAGGTTatgtttctcaaaattttaccagagcctaaacatgaactaaacatgcttcagtaaaattttcaggcatTATTTCTGGAATATGAATTACTCATGCATTAAACTatatatgaacatgcataaTCATTTGGATTTTAA from Panicum virgatum strain AP13 chromosome 9K, P.virgatum_v5, whole genome shotgun sequence encodes:
- the LOC120652866 gene encoding ent-kaurenoic acid oxidase-like, producing MFWTPVTVVSGPCAFLPSGLEGMAGPGLWAAVAAVVIVAIDAIVRRAHGWAREASLGAGRRARLPPGDMGWPIVGAMWAFLRAFKSGDPDSFIGSFIRRFGRIGMYRAFMFSCPTILVTTPDACKRVLMDDDSFAQGWPKATVALIGSKSFFALPREEHRRLRKLTAAPINGSDALSTYLGFIDSTVAEALRRWSEAGEIEFLTELQRVTFKIIVQIFLTAADYATMQALERSYTDLNNGIRAMAINLPGFTFHKAFKARKKLVSVLQGVLNKRRVAATKGLPKSNMGMMDRLIEAEDEHGRRLDDEEIIDILILYLNAGHESSAHISMWATVFLQENPEIFAKAKEEQEEIIRNIPPTQKGIGLRDFRKMEYLSQVIDETLRFVNISFVSFREAKKDVFVNGYLIPKGWKVQLWYRSVHMDPEVYPDPKKFNPSRWEGNSPRSGTFLPFGLGTRQCPGNDLAKLEISIFLHHFLLGYKLTRTTPSCRIRYLPHPRPVDNCLAKITKVSDEQ